The window CGAGCTTGAATTCGCGGCTGTGTAGTCGTCCGGGCATGGTCGGTCTCCCTCCATCTGTTGATCAGCCTACGGGCTGACCGGGGCGACATGCCTTGCTCCTCTGTCCGCGTTTTGGGGTTCACTCCACCTGGGCAGTATCGTCATGGTCGTCCTGATCTCGGAAGGTCACGTTGTAGTTGACGTTGCTGTTAAAGGGTGGGTCGAGGTAGATCAGATCAACGCTCTCGTCGTTGATCTGATCTCGCAACACGATCAGGTTATCTCCATAGTGAAGCGCCCGCTGGTCGGGCCTCAGTCGGGCTGTGGTCATGCCAAGAACTGTATCACCTGATACATCCACAGGGGCGCAAAAAGCCGCCCCGCCCAGCTCACCGGCTGAGGCGGGGCGGTCTAGCTGGAGAGCGTCTGTGTTCCCCTGCCCCCCTTCTGCGACAGCCTCATGGTAGGGCGCAGGGAACCGAGATGCACGTAGAGCTACGCGCGGGCGCCGTTGAGGGTCACTTGCTGGCGGCGGCTCTGACGAGCTTCTGGTAGGCGATCTCCAGCCCCTGCACCGCCAGCTTATACGCGATAGGCGCGTAGATGGCGGCTGGGACGGCGAACGGCCCGACGTTGAGGGGCGGCAGGCGCTTCACGACCTCAGTGTTCCAGAAGTAACTGAAGGCGCCTATGACCAGGGCGCGGGCCGTCTCCCCCTTCAGCAAGGGCGCACTCTCCGCGACGCTCTTGGCGATGACGGGCAGCAGGGCCAGGGCCTCGCCGGCGCTCACTTTCCCGTCGGCTAGCACCTTCTCGAACTCGGCCCTCCAGCTCGCCAGAGTGGCCTCGACCCAGGCCTGCGCCGCGGCGGCCTCCTGGTCGGGGCTGGGGGCGGGCGCAGACGCGGGGGCTTCGGCGCTCTGGGCCCTGATCTTGCTGACGTGAGCGGTTGCCTCGGGCAGGGCGCGTTTTGTCTCTGCCAGCACGGCAGCCACGTCGGCCTTGCCCCTCGCGGCGGCGCGGGCGCGGGCGGCCTCCAGGGCGGCGATGACGCGGGGATCAGCGTTCTGCGGCAGGCTGGGGATGTTGACGGTCATGATGCACCTCCTGTGGGGTCTACCGGTTCATAGCCGGGAATGATGTCGAAGATGGAAGTCGGCGGCTCACCTGCTGTGGTCATCTCTGCGGAGTACGGCTCGGGTTCGACGGGCACGGGTTGGACGACCACAGTGGGGTGAACGCTGAGCTCCGGGCCAGGCAGCTCAGCGCGCCGGGCGATGCCGCGATCCTGCAGCTGCTTGACAGCCTCCCATCCCCCGCTTGCCATCAGCCCCGCGATGATTCCTAGCACCACCTGCACGGGCACTGATGGGAAGTTCGGCAGCGGGTTGGCGTCGGGGGCCATGGTTCCCAGGGCACAGGCGACCCCGACCGCGGCCGAGATGAACAGCAGCGCGGGCCGGCGGTAGCGCTCACGCTCGCGGGGCCACTCGCGATCTAGCCCCAGGGCGGCCTTCACGAACTGCACGATGGTAAGGCACATGACGGCCAGGGACAGCAGCTGCGGGGTCATGCTCCCCATCACCGCACCCCCGCAGCGATCAGGCGGTCACGCTGCACCTGGAACGGGATGATGCTGCCGTCCGCGCGCCGTTGCGAACTGACCCACTGGCCCGGGATCGGCTTGCCGGTCGCGGCGTCGCGCACCTGCACCCAGTTGGCCGGGATGACCGGCCCCTGGGGGCGAGCCATGGCGTCGCGCCACTCGGCCTGCCGAACGCCCGCGAGCGGGTCGGTCCACTGGAAGTGCATGCCGTCCTCATAGGGATCGGCCCAGCGTCCACCCCACTCCCAGCCGCACTCCTCGAAGCAGCGCACCACCTCGCGGTCGATGCCCATCCTCTCCAGCGGCACGCCGTAACCGTTCCAGCGCGCGTCGAAGTCGATCGCTGCCCCGTAGGCGTGCACGCTGATCGGACGCCGAACGTCGTGCCCCATGTGCCGACAGGCCAGAGAACCGTCGTAGGTTCGCAGGCGGGTGTTGAGGCCGCGGCGCACCAGCTCGGCCCAGGTGGCACGGAACACTGGCTCGACCGCGCGGTTGAGAGTGATTGAGGTGGTTTTCTGCCCGGGGTAGTCCGGGAAGCCGGGCAGGTCGGCGGTGGCGATGCGCACCAGCCGACCTGTGCGGTAGGTGTCCGAGGGCTCGAACCACCCCTTCTGGCTACCCGATCGCGAACCGGCGAGGGGGTCGCCGTATGCCGCCACGAGCTGCTCGCGGGTGTCACCGGCAGGGCGAGTCGCAATGGCCGCGGCGAAGTCGAAGTTGCTCATGTTGACCTCCGTTGGTGAGGGTTAGGGGGTGGGGCCAGGTGGCGTGACCCGGCTGAGCAGCTCGCGCGCGCGTGCTACAGCCTGGTCGAGGCTGGCGAACCTCCCGGCGATGACGTCGCGGCCATAATCTTGCCAGGTGCGCAGGTCATAGCGCATGTCGTTGAGCTCGCGTTCCACGGCCTCCAGCCGGGTCTCCAGGTTGTCTCTCTCTGCCTCCAGCGCGGCCAGGCGGGTCTCCAGGGCCTGGCTTTGTTCTTTGAGCATGGTTTGAATGCGCTCCTGCAGGGCGGCGGCGCTGTCCTGGCGCGGCTTGCCGAACGTTGCCCACAGCGTACCGAGCGCCGCGACGCTGCCGCTGACGATGAGCATGATGTCGTTCGGGGGCAGGCTCATCGCGACCTCCGAGTCGGATCATGCGGGCGCGTCATGGCGTCCCGGGCGCTGCCGATGATGTGCAGCATGAGCACCGCGAGGATAGGCAGTTTGGCGCTGACGCCCTGGGTGAGCACGCCCGCCGCCGCGACGATGGCGATGACCACGGCGGCCAGGATGGTGCAGGTGGCCAGTGAGCGCCTGCCCTTCGAGGCCAGGATGCCCAGGCCGATGCCAGCGAACACGGCGGCCCAGGCGACGCCCGGCACCATGACCTCGCCGTCAGAGCCCCACTCCTCCAGCACCCACAGCACGGGTCGTTCGATAGGCAGCAGCATGTAGATGGCCAGCGCGAGCATGATGTGCGCAGCGCTGGCCTGGGTGCGTGTCAGTCCGCATCCGCTGATGAAGGCCAGGAAGGCGCTCATCAGAGAACCTCCGTGGGGATGGGCATCCACACGTTGGGAGCGGCCCGCCACTCTGCCCGGGCGCCGCGCAGCACCCAGTAGCTCAGGCGCAGGGGGTAGCCGCCGCCGATGCGCCAGTAGCCGAGCGGTGGGACGATGCCGCCGTTGCGGGTGCGCAGGCGCACCAGCTGGGTGGGGCATCCGGGGCGGGCGGTCACGATGACGCGCTCCTGCCCCAGGTCACTGCCGGTGGGGCCGAGCGTTTTGCGTCCGACGACCTCCAG is drawn from Deinococcus fonticola and contains these coding sequences:
- a CDS encoding M15 family metallopeptidase, translating into MSNFDFAAAIATRPAGDTREQLVAAYGDPLAGSRSGSQKGWFEPSDTYRTGRLVRIATADLPGFPDYPGQKTTSITLNRAVEPVFRATWAELVRRGLNTRLRTYDGSLACRHMGHDVRRPISVHAYGAAIDFDARWNGYGVPLERMGIDREVVRCFEECGWEWGGRWADPYEDGMHFQWTDPLAGVRQAEWRDAMARPQGPVIPANWVQVRDAATGKPIPGQWVSSQRRADGSIIPFQVQRDRLIAAGVR